Part of the Planococcus plakortidis genome is shown below.
CGACAGCAAGTCTTTTACTCCTTTGTCGTCGGTCATGCTGTACAAGCGTGCGACTTGAAGGCGGCCTTGTGACTCCGCTGTGACGTTCGCCCGGAAATCGGCGAGCAAATTACCGCTTGCGATGATATAGCCGGCGCTCCACGGCACCCCTGCACTGTTCTCAGGCGTCGCGCCAAGGCCTGAAACAATTGCATGGTGCGGGTTCATGCCACCCATAATCGCCCCGATCACCGGGTCACTTGCCGCTTTTTCCTGTTCGTAAACTGGTGCCCCTTCCAGCAATTGGGCGACCATCGTAGCAAGCATCTCAATATGGCCAAGCTCTTCCGTTCCCGTATCCATCAGCAAATCCTTGTATTTTTCATTTCCTCTCGTGTTCCATCCTTGGAATAAATACTGCATCGCGACGGACATCTCGCCAAACTGCCCGCCGATGACTTCCTGCAGCTGCTTGGCAAATATCGGATCCGGCTTATCCGGTTTTGCTTCGAATTGCAGTTCTTTTCTATTGAAAAACATTTAATTTCCTCCTTCATATTCCGGGTCATTTATTTTCCTCTATCCGTCCTTCGCTGGGTTTATTGGCGTCTTTGGGGTGGCCCCCGTCGTAATCCGAATCGTTGCCTCCTGCATTGAACTTTTTCTTTTGCTGCCCTTTTTTCTCGGCCGATGGCTTGCCATCGACTCGGCCTTCACTGCCGGGAATGCTGTCCTGGGGCTGCCCGCCATCGTAATCCGAGCTATTGCCCCCTGCATTGAATTTCTTATCTTCTTTATCGGGGATCTCATGATTTTCAGGTCCTT
Proteins encoded:
- a CDS encoding manganese catalase family protein, which translates into the protein MFFNRKELQFEAKPDKPDPIFAKQLQEVIGGQFGEMSVAMQYLFQGWNTRGNEKYKDLLMDTGTEELGHIEMLATMVAQLLEGAPVYEQEKAASDPVIGAIMGGMNPHHAIVSGLGATPENSAGVPWSAGYIIASGNLLADFRANVTAESQGRLQVARLYSMTDDKGVKDLLSFLLARDTMHQNQWIAAIRDLEEKEGGVIAPSTVPPEWEATEYSHTLYNFSEGEDSAQLPWMSGNAPDGHPFKYGQPQAFGQKPVLKPGPLESHDTLPEDKLKG